The proteins below are encoded in one region of Flavobacterium nackdongense:
- a CDS encoding Fic family protein, giving the protein MKYNWQLPDWTKFKYNDAVIDVLCMDFALETGELKGLVDSLSTEIQQETILQFMISEAVKTSEIEGEFFSRQDVMSSIKKNLGFGDFGQIRDKNAQGIGKLMVTVRNSYAEKLTESSIKQWHAILMEYSKRVNPGEYRSGEEPMQIVSGSYGKEIIHFEAPPSSHVSVEMKNFIDWYTDFEVKPTDIKKALVKTSISHLYFESIHPFEDGNGRIGRALAEKCLSESLNRPVLMSLSSTIEQNKKQYYESLKQAQRTLEITDWILYFSTLVLESQKNAKQNVLFTLGKTKFIDRFKNQMNERQNKAVLKMFENGFAGFEGGMTALKYVSITKTSRATATRDLQDLAEKSILIPKGEGRSRSYDLHL; this is encoded by the coding sequence ATGAAATACAACTGGCAATTACCCGATTGGACAAAATTCAAATATAACGATGCTGTAATAGATGTATTGTGTATGGATTTTGCATTGGAAACCGGGGAGCTAAAAGGACTTGTCGATTCGTTATCAACCGAGATTCAGCAAGAAACTATTTTGCAATTTATGATTTCGGAGGCTGTCAAGACTTCGGAAATTGAAGGCGAATTTTTTAGCCGACAAGATGTAATGTCTTCAATTAAGAAAAATCTTGGCTTTGGAGATTTTGGTCAAATTAGAGACAAAAACGCACAAGGAATTGGAAAGTTGATGGTCACGGTTCGAAATTCCTATGCTGAAAAGCTGACTGAATCCTCAATAAAACAATGGCACGCTATTCTGATGGAATATTCCAAGCGCGTTAATCCTGGCGAGTATAGAAGTGGAGAGGAACCTATGCAAATTGTTTCAGGATCTTATGGTAAAGAAATTATCCATTTTGAAGCTCCGCCATCTAGCCATGTTTCGGTTGAAATGAAAAATTTTATCGATTGGTACACTGATTTTGAAGTAAAACCCACCGATATTAAAAAAGCTTTAGTCAAAACTTCCATTTCGCATTTGTATTTTGAAAGCATTCATCCATTTGAAGATGGTAATGGCAGAATTGGTAGAGCCCTTGCCGAAAAATGTTTGTCGGAATCTTTGAATCGCCCTGTTTTGATGAGTCTTTCAAGTACTATTGAACAGAACAAAAAACAATATTACGAATCCTTAAAGCAAGCTCAAAGAACTTTAGAAATTACAGATTGGATTCTTTATTTTTCTACATTGGTCTTAGAATCCCAGAAAAATGCCAAACAAAATGTACTTTTTACATTAGGTAAAACGAAATTTATAGACCGTTTTAAAAATCAAATGAATGAAAGACAAAATAAAGCTGTTTTGAAAATGTTTGAAAACGGTTTTGCTGGTTTTGAAGGAGGAATGACAGCTTTAAAATATGTTTCTATCACAAAAACCTCGAGAGCAACTGCCACAAGAGATTTACAAGATTTGGCCGAAAAAAGTATTTTGATTCCAAAAGGAGAAGGAAGAAGTCGAAGCTATGACTTGCATCTTTAA
- the infB gene encoding translation initiation factor IF-2, translated as MSEEKVIRISKVLAELNISFGTAVECLKGKGIAIEANPNVKISDDVYNVLCKEFAGDKGNKVASSEVSKEKLKEKEALRLEREREIEEKRKQDEERARSQEVIRAKGSISGPVHVGKIDLNPKKAVEAPKPQAVVEKTPIPAVEIPKEKPVTKEPVAVEAPQKEAVSEKAIVEKIETKPVAEIKETKQEAEAPKKVAAVAIETPAEETITTKYTKLSGATLTGQTIDLSQFNKPKKKKEDPKITPNKPGTPGAPGSAANNANKNKRKRIAPKPGAPRPPAVPGAPGAPNPNKITPNAGGFNANRGARPGFVKGGRPAITAKVEPTEEEVKNQIRETLEKLQGKGSKSKAAKYRRDKRETHRQKSDDEQRALDEGSKTIKVTEFVTVGEIAIMMDVPITKVIGTCMSLGIMVTMNQRLDAETLTIVCDEFGYEVEFITVDIEEAIQVVEDKEEDLVFRAPIVTVMGHVDHGKTSLLDYIRKENVIAGESGGITQHIGAYGVTLDDGQKIAFLDTPGHEAFTAMRARGAQVTDIAIIVVAADDDIMPQTKEAISHAQAAGVPIIFAINKIDKPNANVEKIKEKLAGMNLLVEDWGGKIQSHDISAKFGTGVKELLEKVLLEAELLDLKSNPNKSAQGTVVEAFLDKGKGYVSTILVQHGTLRVGDYMLAGKHHGKIKAMHDERGNVVKEAGPSTPVSVLGLDGAATAGDKFNVFEDEKEAKQIAAKRSQLMREQSVRTQRHITLDEIGRRIALGQFKELNIILKGDVDGSVEALSDSFSKLSTDEIQINIIHKGVGAITETDVMLASASDAIIIGFNVRPAGNARQLADKEEIDIRYYSIIYAAIDDLKDAMEGMLAPEMKEEVLGTAEVRELFKISKVGTIAGCMVMDGKIARNAKIRIIREGVVVHTGELVALKRFKDDVKEVAKGYDCGIQIKGYNDIEERDVIEAFHEVAIKKKLK; from the coding sequence ATGTCTGAAGAAAAAGTTATTAGAATAAGTAAAGTTTTAGCAGAATTAAATATTTCTTTCGGAACAGCAGTCGAATGTTTGAAAGGAAAAGGGATAGCTATTGAAGCCAATCCAAATGTTAAAATTTCAGACGACGTGTATAACGTTTTATGTAAAGAATTTGCCGGGGATAAAGGCAACAAAGTGGCTTCATCCGAAGTCAGCAAAGAAAAGCTGAAAGAAAAAGAAGCTTTGCGTTTGGAACGTGAACGAGAAATCGAGGAAAAACGTAAACAAGACGAGGAACGCGCCAGAAGTCAAGAGGTGATTAGAGCCAAAGGGTCTATTTCGGGGCCAGTACACGTTGGGAAAATTGACCTTAATCCTAAAAAAGCAGTTGAAGCGCCAAAACCACAAGCTGTTGTTGAAAAAACTCCAATTCCTGCTGTTGAAATTCCTAAAGAAAAACCTGTGACTAAGGAACCAGTTGCAGTTGAAGCTCCACAGAAAGAAGCGGTATCAGAAAAAGCAATTGTTGAAAAAATAGAGACAAAACCCGTTGCCGAAATAAAAGAAACTAAGCAGGAGGCGGAAGCGCCTAAAAAAGTCGCTGCAGTGGCAATTGAAACTCCAGCTGAAGAGACAATAACTACAAAATATACCAAATTATCGGGCGCTACATTAACAGGTCAAACGATAGATTTATCTCAGTTTAATAAACCTAAGAAGAAAAAAGAAGACCCGAAAATTACGCCTAACAAACCTGGAACTCCTGGAGCTCCCGGAAGTGCGGCTAATAATGCCAATAAAAACAAAAGAAAACGGATTGCACCTAAGCCAGGTGCGCCTAGGCCGCCAGCAGTTCCTGGAGCTCCGGGTGCGCCAAATCCAAATAAAATCACTCCAAATGCTGGTGGGTTTAATGCCAACAGAGGAGCCAGACCTGGCTTCGTAAAAGGAGGCAGACCAGCAATCACTGCAAAGGTAGAGCCAACCGAAGAAGAAGTTAAAAACCAAATTAGAGAAACTTTAGAGAAACTTCAAGGAAAAGGGAGCAAATCTAAAGCCGCTAAATATAGAAGAGATAAAAGAGAAACGCACCGTCAAAAATCAGATGACGAGCAAAGAGCGTTAGACGAAGGTAGCAAAACTATAAAAGTTACCGAGTTTGTAACCGTTGGTGAAATCGCCATTATGATGGATGTGCCAATTACTAAGGTTATTGGAACTTGTATGTCACTCGGAATTATGGTGACTATGAACCAACGTTTGGATGCAGAAACATTGACTATTGTTTGTGATGAATTTGGATACGAAGTCGAATTTATCACGGTAGATATCGAAGAGGCCATTCAAGTGGTTGAAGACAAAGAGGAAGATTTAGTTTTCAGAGCGCCAATTGTGACCGTAATGGGTCACGTCGATCACGGTAAAACCTCTTTATTGGATTATATTCGTAAGGAAAATGTTATCGCGGGTGAATCAGGAGGGATTACACAGCACATTGGGGCGTACGGGGTAACTTTAGACGATGGTCAAAAAATTGCTTTCCTTGATACACCGGGTCACGAAGCCTTTACAGCGATGCGTGCTCGTGGAGCTCAAGTTACCGATATCGCTATTATCGTTGTAGCTGCCGATGACGATATTATGCCACAAACCAAAGAGGCGATTTCTCACGCTCAGGCTGCTGGTGTTCCTATTATTTTTGCCATCAATAAAATTGATAAGCCCAATGCTAATGTAGAGAAAATCAAAGAAAAATTAGCAGGAATGAATTTACTTGTTGAAGATTGGGGTGGAAAAATCCAATCGCACGATATTTCAGCTAAATTTGGTACAGGTGTTAAAGAATTATTAGAAAAAGTATTATTAGAAGCGGAGTTGTTGGATTTAAAATCCAATCCAAATAAATCAGCTCAAGGAACCGTTGTCGAAGCGTTCTTGGATAAAGGAAAAGGATATGTTTCTACAATATTGGTACAACACGGAACTCTTAGAGTGGGAGATTATATGTTGGCCGGAAAACATCATGGTAAAATCAAAGCCATGCACGACGAAAGAGGTAATGTTGTGAAAGAGGCAGGTCCTTCAACACCAGTTTCAGTTTTAGGATTGGACGGCGCTGCAACAGCAGGGGACAAGTTCAACGTTTTCGAAGACGAGAAAGAGGCCAAACAAATTGCTGCTAAACGTTCTCAATTAATGCGTGAACAATCTGTGCGTACTCAACGTCATATTACATTGGATGAAATTGGACGTCGTATCGCTTTGGGTCAATTTAAAGAATTGAACATCATCCTCAAAGGGGATGTGGATGGTTCGGTTGAAGCCTTATCGGATTCGTTCTCTAAATTATCTACGGACGAAATTCAAATCAATATCATTCACAAAGGGGTTGGAGCGATCACTGAAACCGACGTAATGTTGGCTTCTGCATCGGATGCAATCATCATCGGATTTAATGTTCGTCCTGCTGGAAATGCCAGACAATTGGCCGACAAAGAAGAAATCGACATCCGTTACTATTCTATCATTTACGCAGCTATCGACGACTTGAAAGATGCGATGGAAGGAATGTTGGCGCCAGAAATGAAAGAGGAAGTGCTTGGAACTGCCGAAGTTAGAGAGTTATTCAAAATTTCTAAAGTGGGAACCATTGCCGGATGTATGGTTATGGATGGCAAAATTGCCAGAAATGCCAAAATCAGAATCATTCGTGAAGGTGTTGTCGTTCATACTGGTGAATTAGTTGCCTTGAAACGTTTCAAAGACGATGTCAAAGAAGTGGCCAAAGGTTACGATTGTGGTATTCAAATAAAAGGATACAACGACATCGAAGAACGAGACGTTATCGAAGCCTTCCACGAAGTAGCCATCAAAAAGAAATTGAAATAA
- the nusA gene encoding transcription termination factor NusA, with product MENLALIDSFSEFKDDKLIDRVTLMAILEDVFRNALKKKFGSDDNFDIIINPDKGDMEIWQRRVIVADDDLDLEHLEITLSEARKIEPDFEIGEEVSEEVKLIDLGRRAILALRQNLISKIHEHDNTNLYKQFKDLIGEIYTAEVHHVRPRVVILIDDDGNEIVLPKEKQIPSDFFRKGDNVRGIIESVELKGNKPQIIMSRTSEKFLEKLFEQEIPEVFDGLIMVKNVVRIPGEKAKVAVDSYDDRIDPVGACVGMKGSRIHGIVRELGNENIDVINYTSNIQLYITRALSPAKVSSIKINEETKRADVFLKLEEVSKAIGRGGHNIKLAGQLTGYELDVIREGDVAGAVADEDDVELTEFSDEIEEWVIEEFAKIGLDTAKSILNQDVDDLVRRTDLEEETILDVMKILKEEFDS from the coding sequence ATGGAAAATTTAGCATTAATCGATTCATTTTCAGAGTTTAAAGATGATAAACTTATTGATCGTGTAACGCTTATGGCGATATTAGAAGATGTGTTTAGAAATGCATTGAAGAAAAAATTTGGTTCAGATGATAATTTCGACATTATTATCAATCCCGATAAAGGAGATATGGAAATCTGGCAAAGAAGAGTAATCGTTGCCGATGATGATTTGGATTTAGAACATCTTGAAATTACCTTGTCTGAAGCTAGAAAAATTGAACCTGATTTCGAAATTGGAGAAGAAGTTTCGGAGGAAGTCAAATTAATTGACCTTGGAAGAAGAGCGATTTTGGCTTTGCGCCAAAACTTGATTTCCAAGATACACGAACACGACAACACCAATCTTTACAAACAATTCAAAGATTTGATTGGCGAAATTTATACTGCCGAAGTACACCATGTTCGCCCAAGAGTAGTAATTTTGATCGACGATGACGGAAATGAAATCGTTTTGCCTAAAGAAAAACAAATTCCATCTGACTTTTTCCGCAAAGGAGACAATGTTCGTGGTATCATCGAAAGTGTGGAATTGAAAGGCAATAAACCGCAAATTATTATGTCTAGAACTTCTGAAAAGTTCTTAGAAAAATTATTTGAACAAGAAATTCCAGAAGTTTTCGACGGATTGATTATGGTGAAAAATGTAGTGAGAATTCCAGGCGAAAAAGCGAAAGTAGCCGTAGATTCTTATGATGATAGAATTGACCCAGTAGGCGCTTGTGTGGGAATGAAAGGATCTCGTATTCACGGGATCGTACGTGAATTAGGAAACGAAAATATTGATGTAATCAATTATACTAGCAATATTCAATTGTATATCACTAGAGCTTTGAGCCCTGCAAAAGTTTCTTCTATCAAAATCAATGAAGAAACCAAAAGAGCAGACGTATTCTTGAAGCTTGAGGAAGTCTCCAAAGCTATTGGTCGAGGTGGACACAATATAAAATTGGCAGGTCAATTGACAGGTTACGAACTTGACGTTATTCGTGAAGGTGATGTGGCCGGTGCTGTCGCAGATGAAGATGATGTGGAATTAACAGAGTTTTCAGACGAAATTGAAGAATGGGTCATCGAAGAATTTGCAAAAATTGGTTTGGATACTGCCAAAAGTATTTTGAATCAAGATGTAGATGATTTGGTAAGAAGAACAGACCTAGAAGAGGAAACGATTCTAGATGTAATGAAAATTCTAAAAGAAGAATTTGATAGTTAG
- the rimP gene encoding ribosome assembly cofactor RimP gives MTFKDKVNGLLIEGLNDKPSVFLIDLTITDSFKIIVTLDGDNGVALQDCIDISRAIENNLDREEQDFSLEVASVGVGSPLKMVRQYKKNVGRTLIVKLATETIEAELVEANDNFIILSWKAREAKKLGKGKETVQKRQEIPYTEIKEAIVTVTF, from the coding sequence ATGACATTTAAAGATAAAGTAAACGGCCTATTAATTGAGGGATTGAACGATAAACCATCGGTTTTTCTGATCGATTTGACAATTACAGATAGTTTCAAAATTATCGTGACTCTAGATGGCGATAATGGTGTGGCTTTGCAGGATTGTATTGACATAAGTCGCGCAATCGAAAATAATTTGGACCGCGAAGAGCAAGATTTTTCGCTAGAAGTAGCCTCAGTTGGAGTGGGTTCGCCATTGAAAATGGTTCGCCAATACAAAAAAAATGTAGGCAGAACCTTAATTGTGAAATTAGCAACCGAAACTATTGAAGCAGAATTAGTTGAAGCTAATGATAATTTTATAATTTTGTCGTGGAAAGCCAGAGAAGCCAAAAAACTAGGAAAAGGGAAGGAAACGGTTCAAAAAAGACAAGAAATACCGTATACAGAAATAAAAGAAGCAATTGTTACAGTAACATTTTAA
- a CDS encoding universal stress protein has translation MKRILVPVDFSDYSVEALKVAAQLAQKNNYEIILLHLLELPHQATDAFGNGNSIPEIIFFKNKAIEKLEKLMDSPFLKGLEIYESIEFKKVDEGIIDASIKNHADLIIMGSHGTSGFNELLVGSNTEKIVRYSKIPVLVIKKGTKEFKADHFVFASDFSKETKKPFRKMLELAKIFNSKLYFVTICTPASFKTTHRTEKIMEDYLANFDIDNYSTHIYNDTNIENGIINFANSVHADMIGMCTHGRTGLAHFFNGSLGEDMVNHAVKPVITFKI, from the coding sequence ATGAAACGGATTTTAGTACCTGTCGATTTTTCTGATTATTCAGTTGAAGCGTTAAAAGTAGCCGCTCAACTCGCCCAAAAAAATAATTACGAAATCATACTTTTGCATTTGCTCGAATTACCACATCAAGCTACTGATGCTTTTGGCAATGGCAATAGCATTCCAGAGATCATCTTTTTTAAAAACAAAGCCATTGAAAAGCTCGAAAAACTGATGGATTCTCCTTTTTTGAAAGGCCTTGAGATTTATGAATCTATCGAATTTAAAAAAGTCGACGAAGGCATTATTGATGCTAGCATAAAAAATCACGCAGACTTAATTATAATGGGTTCTCACGGCACCTCGGGATTCAATGAATTGCTAGTGGGTTCGAATACTGAAAAAATCGTACGGTACTCCAAGATTCCAGTATTGGTCATCAAAAAGGGGACGAAAGAGTTCAAGGCAGACCATTTTGTCTTTGCTTCTGATTTTTCAAAAGAGACCAAAAAACCATTTCGCAAAATGCTTGAATTAGCCAAAATATTTAATTCTAAACTTTATTTCGTGACCATTTGCACCCCCGCCTCTTTCAAAACCACCCATCGGACTGAGAAAATAATGGAGGATTATTTAGCCAATTTCGATATTGATAATTATTCTACACATATTTACAATGACACCAACATCGAAAACGGAATTATCAATTTTGCCAATAGCGTTCATGCTGATATGATAGGAATGTGCACGCACGGACGCACGGGTTTGGCTCATTTTTTTAATGGAAGCCTCGGTGAGGATATGGTGAATCACGCAGTGAAACCCGTAATAACATTTAAGATTTGA
- a CDS encoding glycosyltransferase family 117 protein: MTTFNFNKWNTITGWFAFLIALLVYTLTVEPTMSFWDCGEYIATSAKLQVGHPPGAPLFQMIGAFFSMFAIDNQHIALMVNMMSVFSSAFTILFMFWSSSMILKKIISQYSEINKNNSIVILGSSFVGALAYTFSDSFWASAVEAEVYAMASLFIALLFWLGLRWEQDMDSPKGNKWLLVISLVVGLTFGVHFMALLTIPAIGFLYYFKHYKEVTIKNFIIANIVVVAILLFIFKLLLPLTMAFFGKTEVFMVNELGLPFDSGTIFVFLLLIAFFYFSLKYTRSKGLIKANTLILCILFILIGFSTWMMLPIRANADTVINENKPSDAREVLAYYNREQYGSNPLFYGPQYTEAFSGLDKDNPYLDKAPNYERDYTTGKYVIVNNFKNAEQNSDDNHKTILPRLWSGDNIANYISFSNPPEFRLNPDYPYEDDLSKYGVDPSKLSEEDLGRATAQLRNEIEKTVVEFRKAYAQKELDNDDYVKFLRTYSDYLIVEKPSTFDNLRFMAEYQFGYMYFRYLMWNFVGRQNDIQGKYDYQDGNWLSGITFIDELHLGTQQNLPSDVLNNKGRNVYFFLPLIMGLIGIMYHASRDRKSFYVLLVLFLFMGLALKIYLNERPFEPRERDYALVGSFYVFAIWIGFGVYALYESAQNYLSSKIAGPIVIGASLIAVPFLMAFQNWDDHDRSGKYTATALAKAYLESCDPNAILFTIGDNDTFPLWYAQEIEHVRTDVKIVNTSLFMTDWYIDQMKSKTYESNPLPISFTHDQYVGDKLDYTAYIPKSESRWEIKDFINFIKIPKSTVELQNGQTIHFYPTNKIRIPVDKNNIIKNKVVSAKYNDSIVSYIDIDIKGNALYKNRLMMLDLIANNNWKRPVYFSPGAFEDEDYLWMKNYLQLEGMIYKLVPLKTKIDKDTNPMDMGGLDADKMYSIVMKWDWGNSKGDIYHDPETRKNSISYRSVLSRLMDKLIAEGKLDQAKKVIELSITEMPVEKFGYYSMIEPFARGYYEVGEKAKAQQLLKKLIGKYHENLNYYGTLSSADQVDLAVDIVTDIERYRSLLTVMKESGDVQMYNQSRPAFNTYIKMFDRFGRDRE; encoded by the coding sequence ATGACTACATTTAACTTCAATAAATGGAATACCATCACAGGTTGGTTTGCTTTTTTAATCGCATTACTCGTATACACACTGACAGTTGAACCCACAATGAGTTTTTGGGATTGTGGAGAATATATTGCTACTTCGGCAAAACTTCAAGTAGGACACCCTCCTGGAGCCCCTTTGTTTCAGATGATTGGCGCGTTCTTTTCAATGTTTGCCATTGACAACCAACATATAGCTTTGATGGTCAATATGATGTCTGTATTTTCGAGTGCCTTTACGATTCTATTTATGTTTTGGTCCTCATCGATGATTCTGAAAAAAATAATTTCGCAGTACAGTGAAATAAATAAAAATAATTCCATTGTCATTCTAGGTAGCTCTTTTGTTGGCGCTTTGGCTTATACTTTTTCGGATAGTTTCTGGGCAAGTGCTGTTGAAGCCGAAGTATATGCTATGGCTTCCTTATTTATAGCTTTGCTATTTTGGTTGGGTTTGCGCTGGGAACAAGATATGGATTCTCCTAAAGGCAACAAATGGCTTTTGGTGATCTCTCTGGTAGTTGGACTTACTTTTGGAGTGCATTTTATGGCATTATTAACCATTCCAGCTATTGGTTTTCTTTATTATTTCAAACATTACAAAGAAGTAACCATCAAGAATTTCATTATTGCCAATATTGTTGTGGTGGCTATTTTATTATTTATATTTAAATTATTATTGCCTTTGACGATGGCCTTCTTTGGAAAAACCGAAGTTTTTATGGTCAACGAATTGGGATTACCTTTCGATTCCGGGACGATTTTTGTTTTTTTACTGCTGATTGCTTTCTTTTACTTTAGTCTAAAATACACACGATCCAAAGGACTGATCAAAGCCAACACCTTGATTTTATGCATCCTTTTCATCTTGATCGGTTTTTCGACTTGGATGATGTTACCCATTCGTGCTAATGCCGATACAGTCATTAATGAAAACAAACCCTCGGATGCTCGAGAAGTTTTAGCGTATTATAATCGCGAACAATACGGCTCGAATCCCTTGTTCTACGGACCACAATATACAGAGGCATTTTCAGGTTTAGATAAAGACAATCCCTATTTAGACAAAGCCCCTAACTACGAGAGAGATTATACAACAGGAAAATACGTTATTGTAAATAATTTTAAAAATGCAGAGCAAAATAGCGACGACAATCATAAGACCATTCTTCCTCGATTGTGGAGCGGCGATAATATTGCCAATTACATCAGTTTCTCCAATCCACCTGAATTTCGACTAAACCCTGATTATCCTTATGAGGACGACTTGTCTAAATATGGTGTTGACCCCAGCAAACTTTCGGAAGAGGATTTAGGCCGTGCGACGGCTCAACTCCGAAATGAAATCGAAAAAACGGTTGTCGAATTCCGAAAAGCCTACGCCCAAAAAGAACTCGACAATGATGACTATGTCAAATTCTTGCGTACCTATAGTGATTATTTAATCGTCGAAAAACCAAGCACTTTTGACAATTTGCGATTTATGGCCGAATACCAATTTGGCTATATGTATTTCAGGTATTTGATGTGGAATTTTGTTGGACGTCAAAATGACATTCAAGGAAAATACGACTATCAGGATGGAAACTGGCTCAGTGGGATTACATTTATAGACGAATTGCATTTAGGAACACAACAAAACTTGCCTTCGGACGTGCTGAATAATAAAGGACGCAATGTGTATTTCTTTTTGCCATTGATTATGGGTCTCATCGGAATAATGTATCACGCCAGTCGGGACCGAAAAAGTTTCTACGTCCTTTTAGTTTTGTTTCTTTTTATGGGCCTTGCCTTGAAAATTTACCTCAACGAAAGACCATTTGAACCACGCGAGAGAGATTATGCCTTAGTAGGTTCATTCTACGTTTTCGCTATTTGGATAGGGTTTGGGGTGTATGCCTTGTACGAAAGCGCCCAGAACTATTTGAGTTCAAAAATTGCTGGTCCAATAGTCATTGGTGCCAGTTTAATTGCCGTACCTTTTTTGATGGCGTTCCAAAACTGGGACGACCACGATCGTTCGGGAAAATACACTGCAACCGCATTGGCAAAAGCCTATTTAGAATCCTGTGACCCGAATGCGATTTTATTCACTATTGGTGACAACGACACTTTCCCGCTCTGGTACGCCCAAGAAATCGAACACGTTCGAACCGATGTAAAAATTGTCAATACAAGTCTCTTTATGACCGACTGGTATATTGACCAAATGAAAAGCAAAACCTACGAATCGAATCCCTTGCCCATTTCTTTTACACACGACCAATATGTGGGCGACAAATTAGATTACACTGCTTATATTCCGAAATCAGAAAGTCGTTGGGAAATCAAAGATTTTATCAATTTTATTAAAATCCCAAAATCCACAGTCGAGCTTCAAAACGGACAAACGATTCATTTTTATCCTACCAATAAAATCAGGATTCCTGTTGACAAAAACAACATCATCAAAAACAAAGTTGTATCTGCAAAATACAATGATTCCATTGTTTCCTACATTGACATTGACATCAAGGGCAATGCCTTGTACAAAAACCGTTTGATGATGCTGGACTTGATCGCCAACAACAACTGGAAAAGACCTGTTTATTTTAGTCCCGGTGCTTTTGAGGACGAAGATTACCTTTGGATGAAAAACTACCTTCAACTGGAAGGGATGATTTACAAATTGGTTCCTTTAAAAACGAAAATTGACAAAGACACAAACCCAATGGATATGGGAGGTCTTGATGCCGACAAAATGTATTCTATTGTAATGAAATGGGATTGGGGTAATAGCAAAGGAGACATTTATCACGACCCTGAAACCAGAAAAAACAGCATTTCATACCGCTCGGTGCTGTCCAGATTAATGGACAAGTTAATTGCCGAAGGAAAACTAGACCAAGCCAAAAAAGTAATCGAATTGTCGATTACGGAAATGCCTGTCGAAAAATTTGGTTATTATTCGATGATAGAACCCTTTGCACGCGGCTATTATGAAGTAGGTGAAAAAGCAAAAGCGCAACAATTGCTCAAAAAATTGATTGGAAAATACCACGAAAACTTGAATTATTATGGCACGCTAAGCTCGGCGGATCAAGTCGATTTAGCCGTTGACATCGTTACTGATATCGAACGCTACCGAAGTTTATTGACGGTAATGAAAGAAAGTGGCGATGTGCAAATGTACAACCAAAGCAGACCGGCATTTAATACCTATATTAAAATGTTTGACCGTTTTGGACGAGATAGAGAATAA
- a CDS encoding polysaccharide deacetylase family protein has translation MDFYWVKTNRFIKRLFSNYVWEIPNAENKIYLTFDDGPTPQITEWVLQELEKYKAKATFFCIGNNIEKHPQIFEKVIANGHTVGNHTFDHLNGWKTSTAKYLENSIQCSAISGQSANHKQQTTNNKLFRPPYGKIKSSQAKKLRELGYKIIMWDVLSADFDTSISAEKCTENVLKNTKSGSIIVFHDSVKGFPRLEYTLPKVLEILTKKGFVFEKLT, from the coding sequence ATGGATTTCTATTGGGTAAAAACAAACCGTTTTATTAAAAGACTATTTTCCAATTATGTTTGGGAAATCCCCAATGCTGAAAACAAAATCTACCTGACATTCGACGATGGTCCAACGCCCCAAATAACCGAATGGGTTTTGCAAGAATTAGAAAAATACAAAGCCAAAGCAACTTTTTTCTGCATTGGCAACAACATCGAAAAACATCCTCAAATTTTCGAGAAAGTAATTGCTAACGGACATACTGTAGGAAATCACACGTTTGATCATTTGAATGGTTGGAAAACATCGACCGCTAAATATTTAGAAAATAGTATTCAGTGTTCGGCGATTAGTGGTCAGTCTGCAAACCATAAACAACAAACAACAAACAACAAACTCTTCCGTCCGCCTTACGGCAAAATAAAATCCTCACAAGCCAAAAAACTGCGAGAACTAGGCTATAAAATAATAATGTGGGATGTTTTGAGCGCTGATTTCGACACTTCTATTTCGGCTGAAAAATGTACTGAAAACGTATTGAAAAACACCAAATCAGGAAGTATTATCGTTTTTCACGACAGCGTAAAAGGTTTTCCAAGATTGGAATACACTTTGCCTAAAGTTTTAGAAATTTTAACTAAAAAAGGATTTGTTTTTGAAAAATTGACCTAA
- a CDS encoding thioredoxin family protein has translation MSKFGELISTQVPVLIDFYTDWNESSVSMHPVIRDVAAALGDKAKVIKIDVDKNQELAEALRIKGLPTLMIYKGGQMIWRQSGELDANSIINLVQEHF, from the coding sequence ATGTCAAAATTTGGAGAACTTATAAGCACCCAAGTCCCTGTGTTGATCGATTTTTACACAGATTGGAATGAATCATCCGTATCGATGCATCCTGTAATTAGAGATGTTGCCGCAGCTTTGGGCGATAAGGCCAAAGTGATCAAAATTGATGTGGATAAAAATCAAGAGTTAGCCGAAGCATTGCGCATCAAAGGACTTCCTACTTTGATGATTTATAAAGGGGGTCAAATGATATGGAGACAATCAGGAGAACTCGATGCCAATTCGATCATCAATTTGGTTCAGGAACACTTTTAG